A region from the Nitrospirota bacterium genome encodes:
- a CDS encoding aminoglycoside phosphotransferase family protein: MNFIENDQEVLDVFSRFNVPGRIEKAERFGSGLINDTYLCEVQGGGGVRRYLLQRVNKNVFRRPDLVMENIGTVTSHIAARLRVQGGVDPETVAPALVLTRDNGSYHRDPSGAFWRMFHFIEAGTVLDSVTDPGHAREVGRAIGRFQALVSDLPPAKLHFTLPGFHHTPRSLKEYDDALRQDARARAREAGAERDLVEQRRGLAPLLTDLMDAGALPVRVVHNDPKVNNVMVDRSTGEALCMLDLDTVQPGIAPFDFGDCVRSAANPAGEDAEDLDASRLDLTLFESIARGYLQEAGSFLTAKEIELLPASVKVITFELGIRFLADYLRGDTYFKINYPSHNLRRARVQFRLLESIEAAEEKMSDFIGRQVKRE; encoded by the coding sequence GTGAATTTCATCGAGAATGATCAGGAGGTCCTTGACGTCTTCTCCCGCTTCAATGTCCCGGGCAGGATCGAGAAGGCGGAGCGGTTCGGCTCCGGCCTCATCAACGACACGTACCTCTGTGAGGTGCAAGGGGGCGGAGGCGTCCGCAGGTACCTGCTGCAGCGGGTCAACAAGAACGTTTTCAGGCGGCCCGATCTGGTGATGGAAAACATCGGGACGGTCACGTCGCACATCGCTGCACGGCTCCGGGTGCAGGGCGGGGTCGATCCCGAGACCGTGGCTCCCGCACTCGTATTGACGCGCGACAACGGCTCCTATCACCGGGACCCGTCGGGCGCGTTCTGGCGGATGTTCCATTTCATCGAAGCCGGGACCGTACTCGACAGCGTGACCGATCCCGGGCACGCACGCGAGGTCGGCAGGGCGATCGGCCGGTTCCAGGCGCTTGTCTCGGACCTCCCCCCCGCGAAGCTGCATTTCACCCTTCCCGGCTTTCACCACACACCGCGCTCCCTGAAAGAGTACGATGACGCCCTGCGGCAGGACGCACGCGCGAGGGCCAGGGAGGCAGGTGCTGAACGCGATCTGGTGGAACAGCGGCGGGGTCTCGCGCCCCTCCTGACGGACCTCATGGATGCTGGCGCCCTTCCGGTCCGCGTGGTGCACAACGACCCCAAGGTGAACAACGTGATGGTCGACCGGTCTACGGGAGAGGCCCTGTGCATGCTGGACCTCGACACGGTGCAGCCCGGCATTGCTCCGTTCGATTTCGGGGACTGCGTACGTTCTGCGGCAAACCCGGCAGGGGAGGACGCCGAAGATCTTGACGCGTCGCGGCTCGACCTGACGCTGTTCGAGTCTATTGCCCGCGGATATCTGCAAGAGGCGGGTTCCTTCCTGACCGCGAAGGAGATCGAGCTGCTCCCTGCGTCAGTCAAGGTGATCACCTTTGAGCTCGGCATCCGGTTCCTGGCGGACTATCTTCGCGGCGACACCTATTTCAAGATCAACTATCCATCCCACAACCTGCGCCGCGCCAGGGTGCAGTTCAGGCTGCTCGAAAGCATCGAAGCAGCGGAAGAGAAGATGTCGGACTTTATCGGAAGGCAGGTCAAGAGAGAATAG